From the Homo sapiens chromosome 1, GRCh38.p14 Primary Assembly genome, one window contains:
- the RAP1GAP gene encoding rap1 GTPase-activating protein 1 isoform 25 (isoform 25 is encoded by transcript variant 44), with translation MIEKMQGSRMDEQRCSFPPPLKVLGREGPFPLILLPQFGGYWIEGTNHEITSIPETEPLQSPTTKVKLECNPTARIYRKHFLGKEHFNYYSLDAALGHLVFSLKYDVIGDQEHLRLLLRTKCRTYHDVIPISCLTEFPNVVQMAKLVCEDVNVDRFYPVLYPKASRLIVTFDEHVISNNFKFGVIYQKLGQTSEEELFSTNEESPAFVEFLEFLGQKVKLQDFKGFRGGLDVTHGQTGTESVYCNFRNKEIMFHVSTKLPYTEGDAQQLQRKRHIGNDIVAVVFQDENTPFVPDMIASNFLHAYVVVQAEGGGPDGPLYKVSVTARDDVPFFGPPLPDPAVFRKGPEFQEFLLTKLINAEYACYKAEKFAKLEERTRAALLETLYEELHIHSQSMMGLGGDEDKMENGSGGGGFFESFKRVIRSRSQSMDAMGLSNKKPNTVSTSHSGSFAPNNPDLAKAAGISLLIPGKSASRFGRRGSAIGIGTVEESLIVPGKSPTRKKSGPFGSRRSSAIGIENIQEVQEKRESPPAGQKTPDSGHVSQEPKSENSSTQSSPEMPTTKNRAETAAQRAEALKDFSRSSSSASSFASVVEETEGVDGEDTGLESVSSSGTPHKRDSFIYSTWLEDSVSTTSGGSSPGPSRSPHPDAGKLGDPACPEIKIQLEASEQHMPQLGC, from the exons ATGATTGAGAAGATGCAG GGAAGCAGGATGGATGAACAACGCTGCTCCTTCCCGCCGCCCCTCAAA GTCTTGGGGCGAGAAGGACCCTTCCCCCTCATCCTGCTGCCCCAGTTTGGGGGCTACTGGATTGAGGGCACCAACCACGAAATCACCAGCATCCCCGAGACAGAGCCACTGCAGTCGCCCACAACCAAGGTGAAGCTCGAGTGCAACCCCACAGCCCGCATCTACCGGAAGCACTTTCTCGGCAAG GAGCATTTCAATTACTACTCACTGGACGCTGCCCTCGGCCACCTTGTCTTCTCACTCAAGTACGATGTCATCGGGGACCAAGAGCACCTGCGGCTGCTGCTCAG GACCAAGTGCCGGACATACCATGATGTCATCCCCATCTCCTGCCTCACCGAGTTCCCTAATGTTGTCCAGATGGCAAAG TTGGTGTGTGAAGACGTCAATGTGGATCGGTTCTATCCTGTGCTCTACCCCAAG GCTTCCCGGCTCATCGTCACCTTTGACGAGCATGTCATCAGCAATAACTTCAAGTTTGGCGTCATTTATCAGAAGCTTGGGCAG ACCTCCGAGGAAGAACTCTTCAGCACCAATGAGGAAAGTCCCGCTTTCGTGGAGTTCCTTGAATTTCTTGGCCAGAAGGTCAAACTGCAGGACTTTAAGGG GTTCCGAGGAGGCCTGGACGTGACCCACGGGCAGACGGGGACCGAATCTGTGTACTGCAACTTCCGCAACAAGGAGATCATGTTTCACGTGTCCACCAAGCTGCCATACACGGAAGGGGACGCCCAGCAG TTGCAGCGGAAGCGGCACATCGGGAACGACATCGTGGCTGTGGTCTTCCAGGATGAGAACACTCCTTTCGTGCCCGACATGATCGCGTCCAACTTCCTGCATGCCTACGTCGTGGTGCAGGCTGAGGGCGGGGGCCCTGATGGCCCCCTCTACAAG GTCTCTGTCACTGCAAGAGATGATGTGCCCTTCTTTGGACCCCCCCTCCCGGACCCCGCTGTGTTCAGGAAG GGGCCTGAGTTCCAGGAATTTTTGCTGACAAAGCTGATCAATGCTGAATATGCCTGCTACAAGGCAGAGAAGTTTGCCAAACTGGAG GAGCGGACGCGGGCCGCCCTCCTGGAGACGCTCTATGAGGAACTACACATCCACAGCCAGTCCATGATGGGCTTGGGCGGCGACGAGGACAAGATGGAGAATGGCAGTGGGGGCGGCGGCTTCTTTGAGTCTTTCAAG CGGGTCATCCGGAGCCGCAGCCAGTCCATGGATGCCATGGGGCTGAGCAACAAGAAGCCCAACACCGTGTCCACCAGCCACAGCGGGAGCTTCGCGCCCAACAACCCCGACCTGGCCAAGGCGGCTGGAATA TCATTGCTTATTCCTGGGAAAAGTGCGAGTAGATTCGGACGCCGGGGCAGTGCCATAGGCATAGGAACCGTGGAAGAG TCACTGATTGTCCCTGGGAAGAGCCCCACGAGGAAGAAGTCGGGCCCGTTCGGCTCCCGCCGCAGCAGCGCCATTGGCATCGAGAACATACAGGAGGTGCAGGAGAAGAG GGAGAGCCCTCCGGCTGGTCAGAAGACCCCAGACAGCGGGCACGTCTCACAGGAGCCCAAGTCGGAGAACTCATCCACTCAGAGCTCCCCAGAGATGCCCACGACCAAGAACAG AGCGGAGACCGCAGCGCAGAGAGCAGAGGCGCTCAAGGACTTCTCCCGCTCCTCGTCCAGTGCCAGCAGCTTCGCCAGCGTGGTGGAGGAGACGGAGGGTGTGGACGGAGAGGACACAGGCCTG gagAGCGTGTCATCCTCAGGAACACCCCACAAGCGGGACTCCTTCATCTATAGCACGTGGCTGGAGGACAGTGTCAGCACCACTAGTGGGGGCAGCTCCCCAG gcccctctCGATCACCCCACCCAGACGCCGGCAAGTTGGGGGACCCTGCGTGTCCCGAGATCAAGATCCAGCTGGAAGCATCTGAGCAGCACATGCCCCAGCTG GGCTGTTAG
- the RAP1GAP gene encoding rap1 GTPase-activating protein 1 isoform 26 (isoform 26 is encoded by transcript variant 55) yields MIEKMQGSRMDEQRCSFPPPLKTEEDYIPYPSVHEVLGREGPFPLILLPQFGGYWIEGTNHEITSIPETEPLQSPTTKVKLECNPTARIYRKHFLGKEHFNYYSLDAALGHLVFSLKYDVIGDQEHLRLLLRTKCRTYHDVIPISCLTEFPNVVQMAKLVCEDVNVDRFYPVLYPKTSEEELFSTNEESPAFVEFLEFLGQKVKLQDFKGFRGGLDVTHGQTGTESVYCNFRNKEIMFHVSTKLPYTEGDAQQLQRKRHIGNDIVAVVFQDENTPFVPDMIASNFLHAYVVVQAEGGGPDGPLYKVSVTARDDVPFFGPPLPDPAVFRKGPEFQEFLLTKLINAEYACYKAEKFAKLEERTRAALLETLYEELHIHSQSMMGLGGDEDKMENGSGGGGFFESFKRVIRSRSQSMDAMGLSNKKPNTVSTSHSGSFAPNNPDLAKAAGISLLIPGKSASRFGRRGSAIGIGTVEESLIVPGKSPTRKKSGPFGSRRSSAIGIENIQEVQEKRESPPAGQKTPDSGHVSQEPKSENSSTQSSPEMPTTKNRAETAAQRAEALKDFSRSSSSASSFASVVEETEGVDGEDTGLESVSSSGTPHKRDSFIYSTWLEDSVSTTSGGSSPGPSRSPHPDAGKLGDPACPEIKIQLEASEQHMPQLGC; encoded by the exons ATGATTGAGAAGATGCAG GGAAGCAGGATGGATGAACAACGCTGCTCCTTCCCGCCGCCCCTCAAA ACAGAGGAGGACTACATTCCATACCCGAGCGTGCACGAG GTCTTGGGGCGAGAAGGACCCTTCCCCCTCATCCTGCTGCCCCAGTTTGGGGGCTACTGGATTGAGGGCACCAACCACGAAATCACCAGCATCCCCGAGACAGAGCCACTGCAGTCGCCCACAACCAAGGTGAAGCTCGAGTGCAACCCCACAGCCCGCATCTACCGGAAGCACTTTCTCGGCAAG GAGCATTTCAATTACTACTCACTGGACGCTGCCCTCGGCCACCTTGTCTTCTCACTCAAGTACGATGTCATCGGGGACCAAGAGCACCTGCGGCTGCTGCTCAG GACCAAGTGCCGGACATACCATGATGTCATCCCCATCTCCTGCCTCACCGAGTTCCCTAATGTTGTCCAGATGGCAAAG TTGGTGTGTGAAGACGTCAATGTGGATCGGTTCTATCCTGTGCTCTACCCCAAG ACCTCCGAGGAAGAACTCTTCAGCACCAATGAGGAAAGTCCCGCTTTCGTGGAGTTCCTTGAATTTCTTGGCCAGAAGGTCAAACTGCAGGACTTTAAGGG GTTCCGAGGAGGCCTGGACGTGACCCACGGGCAGACGGGGACCGAATCTGTGTACTGCAACTTCCGCAACAAGGAGATCATGTTTCACGTGTCCACCAAGCTGCCATACACGGAAGGGGACGCCCAGCAG TTGCAGCGGAAGCGGCACATCGGGAACGACATCGTGGCTGTGGTCTTCCAGGATGAGAACACTCCTTTCGTGCCCGACATGATCGCGTCCAACTTCCTGCATGCCTACGTCGTGGTGCAGGCTGAGGGCGGGGGCCCTGATGGCCCCCTCTACAAG GTCTCTGTCACTGCAAGAGATGATGTGCCCTTCTTTGGACCCCCCCTCCCGGACCCCGCTGTGTTCAGGAAG GGGCCTGAGTTCCAGGAATTTTTGCTGACAAAGCTGATCAATGCTGAATATGCCTGCTACAAGGCAGAGAAGTTTGCCAAACTGGAG GAGCGGACGCGGGCCGCCCTCCTGGAGACGCTCTATGAGGAACTACACATCCACAGCCAGTCCATGATGGGCTTGGGCGGCGACGAGGACAAGATGGAGAATGGCAGTGGGGGCGGCGGCTTCTTTGAGTCTTTCAAG CGGGTCATCCGGAGCCGCAGCCAGTCCATGGATGCCATGGGGCTGAGCAACAAGAAGCCCAACACCGTGTCCACCAGCCACAGCGGGAGCTTCGCGCCCAACAACCCCGACCTGGCCAAGGCGGCTGGAATA TCATTGCTTATTCCTGGGAAAAGTGCGAGTAGATTCGGACGCCGGGGCAGTGCCATAGGCATAGGAACCGTGGAAGAG TCACTGATTGTCCCTGGGAAGAGCCCCACGAGGAAGAAGTCGGGCCCGTTCGGCTCCCGCCGCAGCAGCGCCATTGGCATCGAGAACATACAGGAGGTGCAGGAGAAGAG GGAGAGCCCTCCGGCTGGTCAGAAGACCCCAGACAGCGGGCACGTCTCACAGGAGCCCAAGTCGGAGAACTCATCCACTCAGAGCTCCCCAGAGATGCCCACGACCAAGAACAG AGCGGAGACCGCAGCGCAGAGAGCAGAGGCGCTCAAGGACTTCTCCCGCTCCTCGTCCAGTGCCAGCAGCTTCGCCAGCGTGGTGGAGGAGACGGAGGGTGTGGACGGAGAGGACACAGGCCTG gagAGCGTGTCATCCTCAGGAACACCCCACAAGCGGGACTCCTTCATCTATAGCACGTGGCTGGAGGACAGTGTCAGCACCACTAGTGGGGGCAGCTCCCCAG gcccctctCGATCACCCCACCCAGACGCCGGCAAGTTGGGGGACCCTGCGTGTCCCGAGATCAAGATCCAGCTGGAAGCATCTGAGCAGCACATGCCCCAGCTG GGCTGTTAG